In Oryza sativa Japonica Group chromosome 2, ASM3414082v1, the following are encoded in one genomic region:
- the LOC4328482 gene encoding squamosa promoter-binding-like protein 5 isoform 1 (isoform 1 is encoded by transcript variant 1): MMSSRLNAGAMAVPAAAVAADVVDFGYAAPMPPPYVGFDPAGMGGERQLFQHGGACHGLYDGGLDFSAAAAFQEAATLGVGLPGGNLLQSLAPPAAAAATPSSLQMPMMMSLPGLPATAADVYPFGGGGFVKREDGPVLDVVGGGGGGRIGLNLGRRTYFSPADVLAVDRLLLRSRLGGMGMEMGMGMGVLGLGLAAAAHHHQPPRCQAEGCKADLSAAKHYHRRHKVCDFHAKAAAVLAAGKQQRFCQQCSRFHVLAEFDEAKRSCRKRLTEHNRRRRKPTAGGQSSKDSPPPPPSKKGTDASIASSYTSCDHHKAAASTTTASGVSCLQELADHHDVGGGHQAAMAAAPPPTLSLAALPPQEEDDEDEDGGLGNVLMMQQHHQRRRLQHDGDGDDDVAAAAAHHHLMRSLARQQQQHRHSSGCSNNNDGDDDDHNNNNNILSCSSASDQQNSSNNNNMHFFEVDFI, encoded by the exons ATGATGAGCAGCAGGCTGAACGCCGGCGCGATGGCGgtgccagcggcggcggtggcggccgacgTCGTCGACTTCGGGTACGCCGCCCCCATGCCGCCGCCCTACGTCGGCTTCGACCCAGCCGGCATGGGCGGCGAGCGCCAGCTGTTCCAGCACGGCGGTGCATGCCATGGCCTCTACGACGGTGGCCTCgacttctccgccgccgcggcgttccAGGAAGCGGCCACTCTTGGAGTTGGCCTGCCGGGCGGCAATCTGCTGCAGTCCctggcgccgcccgccgccgccgccgccacgccgtcgtcgctgcaGATGCCGATGATGATGTCGCTGCCGGGCCTGCCTGCGACGGCGGCCGACGTGTAcccgttcggcggcggcgggttcgtGAAGCGGGAGGATGGCCCCGTCCTggacgtcgtcggcggcggcggcggcgggaggatcGGGTTGAACCTCGGCCGCCGGACCTACTTCTCCCCCGCCGACGTCCTCGCCGTGGACCGCCTCCTTCTCCGGTCGCGCCTCGGCGGGATGGGGATGGAGATGGGGATGGGCATGGGCGTGCTCGGGCTgggcctcgccgcggcggcgcaccaCCACCAGCCGCCGCGGTGCCAGGCCGAGGGCTGCAAGGccgacctctccgccgccaagCACTACCACCGCCGCCACAAGGTCTGCGACTTCCACGccaaggccgccgccgtcctcgccgccggcaagcaGCAGCGCTTCTGCCAGCAGTGCAGCAG GTTTCATGTGCTTGCTGAGTTTGATGAGGCGAAGAGGAGCTGCCGGAAGAGGCTCACCGAgcacaaccgccgccgccggaagccCACCGCCGGCGGCCAATCGTCCAaggactcgccgccgccgccgccgtcgaagaAAGGGACTGACGCCAGCATCGCTAGCTCCTACACCAGCTGTGACCACCACAAGG CAGCTGCGAGCACCACGACGGCCAGCGGCGTGAGCTGCCTGCAGGAGCTTGCAGACCAccacgacgtcggcggcggccatcaggcagccatggcggcggcgccgccgccgacgctgtccctggccgcgctgccgccgcaggaggaggacgacgaggacgaagaCGGCGGCCTCGGCAACGTCCTGATGATGCAGCAGCACCATCAACGGCGGCGACTGCaacacgacggcgacggcgacgacgatgtcgccgccgccgccgcccaccaccatCTGATGAGATCTCTcgcgcggcagcagcagcagcatcgccATAGCAGCGGCTGCAGCAACaacaacgacggcgacgacgacgaccacaacaacaacaacaacatacTGTcgtgctcgtcggcgtcggaccAGCAgaacagcagcaacaacaacaacatgcATTTCTTCGAGGTGGATTTCATCTAG
- the LOC4328482 gene encoding squamosa promoter-binding-like protein 5 isoform 2 (isoform 2 is encoded by transcript variant 2) encodes MMSSRLNAGAMAVPAAAVAADVVDFGYAAPMPPPYVGFDPAGMGGERQLFQHGGACHGLYDGGLDFSAAAAFQEAATLGVGLPGGNLLQSLAPPAAAAATPSSLQMPMMMSLPGLPATAADVYPFGGGGFVKREDGPVLDVVGGGGGGRIGLNLGRRTYFSPADVLAVDRLLLRSRLGGMGMEMGMGMGVLGLGLAAAAHHHQPPRCQAEGCKADLSAAKHYHRRHKVCDFHAKAAAVLAAGKQQRFCQQCSRFHVLAEFDEAKRSCRKRLTEHNRRRRKPTAGGQSSKDSPPPPPSKKGTDASIASSYTSCDHHKAASTTTASGVSCLQELADHHDVGGGHQAAMAAAPPPTLSLAALPPQEEDDEDEDGGLGNVLMMQQHHQRRRLQHDGDGDDDVAAAAAHHHLMRSLARQQQQHRHSSGCSNNNDGDDDDHNNNNNILSCSSASDQQNSSNNNNMHFFEVDFI; translated from the exons ATGATGAGCAGCAGGCTGAACGCCGGCGCGATGGCGgtgccagcggcggcggtggcggccgacgTCGTCGACTTCGGGTACGCCGCCCCCATGCCGCCGCCCTACGTCGGCTTCGACCCAGCCGGCATGGGCGGCGAGCGCCAGCTGTTCCAGCACGGCGGTGCATGCCATGGCCTCTACGACGGTGGCCTCgacttctccgccgccgcggcgttccAGGAAGCGGCCACTCTTGGAGTTGGCCTGCCGGGCGGCAATCTGCTGCAGTCCctggcgccgcccgccgccgccgccgccacgccgtcgtcgctgcaGATGCCGATGATGATGTCGCTGCCGGGCCTGCCTGCGACGGCGGCCGACGTGTAcccgttcggcggcggcgggttcgtGAAGCGGGAGGATGGCCCCGTCCTggacgtcgtcggcggcggcggcggcgggaggatcGGGTTGAACCTCGGCCGCCGGACCTACTTCTCCCCCGCCGACGTCCTCGCCGTGGACCGCCTCCTTCTCCGGTCGCGCCTCGGCGGGATGGGGATGGAGATGGGGATGGGCATGGGCGTGCTCGGGCTgggcctcgccgcggcggcgcaccaCCACCAGCCGCCGCGGTGCCAGGCCGAGGGCTGCAAGGccgacctctccgccgccaagCACTACCACCGCCGCCACAAGGTCTGCGACTTCCACGccaaggccgccgccgtcctcgccgccggcaagcaGCAGCGCTTCTGCCAGCAGTGCAGCAG GTTTCATGTGCTTGCTGAGTTTGATGAGGCGAAGAGGAGCTGCCGGAAGAGGCTCACCGAgcacaaccgccgccgccggaagccCACCGCCGGCGGCCAATCGTCCAaggactcgccgccgccgccgccgtcgaagaAAGGGACTGACGCCAGCATCGCTAGCTCCTACACCAGCTGTGACCACCACAAGG CTGCGAGCACCACGACGGCCAGCGGCGTGAGCTGCCTGCAGGAGCTTGCAGACCAccacgacgtcggcggcggccatcaggcagccatggcggcggcgccgccgccgacgctgtccctggccgcgctgccgccgcaggaggaggacgacgaggacgaagaCGGCGGCCTCGGCAACGTCCTGATGATGCAGCAGCACCATCAACGGCGGCGACTGCaacacgacggcgacggcgacgacgatgtcgccgccgccgccgcccaccaccatCTGATGAGATCTCTcgcgcggcagcagcagcagcatcgccATAGCAGCGGCTGCAGCAACaacaacgacggcgacgacgacgaccacaacaacaacaacaacatacTGTcgtgctcgtcggcgtcggaccAGCAgaacagcagcaacaacaacaacatgcATTTCTTCGAGGTGGATTTCATCTAG